From a single Mesotoga sp. Brook.08.105.5.1 genomic region:
- a CDS encoding sugar ABC transporter permease: protein MTQSHSKSPKRFRREIGSWLFLLPHLFFFALFVVVPLVFGLVISFFNWSLLKDNVFVGFDNYIRTWNDSRFWPTVQHTVLFAIISVPLTIIVAIIFAHILKKKRFGQLWLLIAFVSPAFFGSVGILSSWKWIFASFPSGLANYYLNKVGAINNAVSWFGSTSVAWGVIILVTVWWIVGFSILLYLGALQRIPPEQYESAKLDGAGPWKRFLYITLPWIKSVLFFDVVRQAILAFGLFDQAYILSGGGPAGTTRTLVYYLYLVGFERQDFGRAAAISWYIFAIVLIFAVIQLVLVTKSIRSTEG from the coding sequence TTGACACAATCACATTCAAAATCACCTAAACGATTCCGCAGGGAGATAGGATCGTGGTTGTTCCTTCTCCCTCACCTATTCTTCTTCGCTCTATTTGTTGTGGTTCCACTGGTTTTCGGTCTCGTAATTAGTTTCTTCAACTGGAGTCTTCTCAAGGATAACGTGTTTGTCGGTTTTGACAACTACATTCGAACGTGGAATGATTCAAGATTTTGGCCCACGGTTCAGCACACAGTGCTTTTTGCGATAATCAGTGTTCCACTCACGATAATCGTTGCCATTATCTTTGCACACATTCTCAAGAAGAAGAGGTTTGGCCAACTATGGCTTCTAATTGCATTTGTTTCACCGGCATTCTTTGGTTCTGTAGGTATTCTTAGTTCATGGAAGTGGATCTTCGCTTCTTTTCCTTCTGGATTAGCAAATTACTATCTCAACAAGGTTGGCGCGATAAACAACGCGGTTTCATGGTTTGGCAGCACATCAGTTGCTTGGGGAGTGATTATCCTGGTAACTGTATGGTGGATTGTGGGGTTCAGCATTTTGCTTTACTTGGGAGCCCTGCAGAGAATTCCCCCCGAACAATACGAATCGGCAAAACTAGATGGCGCAGGCCCGTGGAAAAGATTCTTATATATCACTTTGCCCTGGATCAAGAGCGTGCTATTTTTCGACGTTGTTCGACAAGCCATACTGGCCTTTGGACTCTTTGATCAGGCTTACATTCTCTCCGGTGGGGGGCCGGCCGGAACTACACGTACTCTGGTTTATTACCTATACCTTGTTGGATTTGAGAGACAGGATTTCGGAAGAGCCGCAGCGATTTCCTGGTATATATTTGCGATCGTACTGATTTTTGCTGTGATTCAACTTGTACTGGTCACCAAATCGATACGATCGACGGAGGGGTGA
- a CDS encoding extracellular solute-binding protein yields the protein MRKLMFLALALVVAVSFSFGVTITMMTPLTGADGAYMDEIVARFNAEHPDIEVVHVVVESSLDMKNKLSMGIASKTAPEIMFIRKFDMPLYLEHFKGFTAEEWLNKYGIDTDDIFPGVLDGLVVDGKIVGIPMDIWLFYMAYNRGNFAKVGLDPDNPPKTREEFISAMEALIPITPPGLTPYYENPAWTWIWFHLLWQHGGEVLTDDFKEPAFEKAGIEVCKLMLEMQDKGILPMQVADPGVSFQSGESTVLITGIWTIKPWMEQLGEDFGYAVAPQLGNTKAVFGGSHVLAMPRVMVEDPKTLEAATTFIKYLWDHAIDWYEAGQTPARKSLAESQELKERLPHIYAVSQDSEYVRQFQMFPLISEIEAEIAVYLEEILVLHSISPEAGMKEASFAVQEILDDYWSRN from the coding sequence ATGAGAAAGTTGATGTTTCTGGCACTTGCGCTGGTTGTCGCTGTTAGCTTCTCTTTCGGTGTTACTATTACGATGATGACGCCGCTTACCGGAGCTGACGGCGCTTACATGGATGAGATTGTTGCGAGGTTCAATGCCGAACATCCGGATATTGAAGTCGTCCATGTTGTGGTAGAGTCTTCTCTTGATATGAAGAACAAGCTCTCGATGGGTATTGCATCCAAGACTGCCCCAGAGATCATGTTCATCAGGAAATTCGACATGCCTCTCTATCTGGAACACTTCAAGGGCTTCACAGCGGAAGAATGGCTTAACAAGTATGGAATTGACACTGACGACATCTTCCCGGGTGTTCTCGACGGACTTGTAGTAGATGGTAAAATCGTCGGTATTCCAATGGACATATGGCTGTTCTACATGGCCTACAACAGAGGAAACTTCGCAAAGGTCGGTCTCGATCCTGACAACCCGCCGAAGACAAGAGAAGAGTTTATTTCCGCAATGGAAGCTTTAATTCCCATTACACCTCCAGGACTTACTCCATACTACGAAAACCCTGCCTGGACATGGATCTGGTTCCACCTTCTCTGGCAGCACGGGGGAGAAGTGTTGACAGACGACTTTAAGGAGCCGGCATTCGAGAAAGCCGGAATCGAAGTCTGCAAGCTGATGCTCGAGATGCAGGACAAGGGTATTCTTCCCATGCAGGTAGCCGACCCAGGCGTGTCCTTCCAGTCCGGGGAGAGTACAGTATTGATAACCGGTATCTGGACCATTAAGCCCTGGATGGAACAGCTGGGTGAGGATTTCGGTTATGCGGTAGCTCCTCAGTTAGGCAACACCAAGGCCGTATTTGGAGGTTCTCACGTACTGGCAATGCCAAGAGTCATGGTCGAAGATCCTAAGACACTTGAAGCCGCGACAACATTCATCAAGTATCTATGGGACCACGCGATTGATTGGTACGAAGCGGGACAGACTCCTGCAAGAAAATCACTCGCCGAGAGTCAGGAGTTGAAAGAGAGACTGCCTCACATTTACGCAGTATCTCAGGATTCCGAATACGTAAGACAGTTCCAGATGTTCCCGCTGATATCGGAAATCGAGGCCGAAATAGCAGTCTACCTTGAGGAAATATTGGTGCTGCACTCGATATCTCCGGAAGCTGGTATGAAGGAAGCTTCGTTCGCCGTTCAGGAAATTCTTGACGACTACTGGTCAAGAAACTAA